One genomic segment of Syngnathus acus chromosome 1, fSynAcu1.2, whole genome shotgun sequence includes these proteins:
- the pcyt2 gene encoding ethanolamine-phosphate cytidylyltransferase has protein sequence MIKNGHHDTEGQLGKGGRCSLTTGSECSPEKRKRVVRLWCDGCYDMVHYGHSNQLRQAKGMGDYLIVGVHTDAEISKHKGPPVFTQEERYKMVRAIKWVDEIVEGAPYVTTLDTLDKYNCDFCVHGDDITLTVDGKDTYDEVKRAGRYRECKRTQGVSTTDLVGRMLLMTKSHHSNMDNPDYQQHTDNFGKGPKGHSPWTGVSQFLQTSQKIIQFASGKEPQPGDTIIYVAGAFDLFHIGHVDFLAMVSKLAERPYVIVGLHFDQEVNRYKGKNYPIMNVHERTLSVLACRYVSEVVIGAPYAVSRDLLDHFKVDLVCHGMTKVFPDKDGSDPYAEPKKRGIFRPIDSANSLTTDDIVQRIIENRLQFEARNQKKEAKEMAVIEAMKKTEEQSETVH, from the exons atgattaaaaacggCCACCACGACACGGAGGGGCAACTTGGAAAAGGCGGCCGTTGTAGTCTGACCACAGGTTCAGAGTGCAGCCCGGAGAAAAGAAAGCGCGTTGTCCGGCTTTGGTGTGACGGCTG TTATGACATGGTCCACTATGGTCACTCAAATCAACTGCGGCAAGCTAAAGGCATGGGGGACTACCTTATCGTTGGAGTGCATACAGATG CGGAAATCTCCAAGCACAAGGGCCCACCGGTCTTCACTCAGGAAGAGCGCTATAAAATGGTGCGGGCCATCAAGTGGGTGGATGAGATCGTGGAAGGAGCACCCTATGTCACCACGCTGGATACTCTGGACAAGTACAACTGTGACTTCTGTGTGCATGGAG ATGACATCACGCTGACTGTGGATGGCAAGGACACATATGACGAGGTGAAGCGAGCAGGACGTTATCGGGAATGTAAACGCACGCAGGGAGTGTCCACCACAGACCTTGTTGGACGTATGCTCCTCATGACCAAATCACATCATAGCAACATG GATAACCCAGATTATCAGCAGCATACAGACAATTTTGGGAAG GGCCCCAAAGGCCACAGTCCATGGACGGGAGTGTCTCAGTTCTTACAGACGTCCCAGAAAATCATCCAGTTTGCCTCAGGGAAGGAGCCTCAGCCCGGGGACACCATCATTTATGTCGCCGGGGCATTTGACCTTTTCC ACATCGGCCATGTTGACTTTTTAGCAATGGTCTCCAAGCTGGCAGAGAGACCCTACGTCATTGTAGGTCTACATTTTGACCAG GAAGTGAATCGGTACAAAGGAAAGAACTACCCAATCATGAACGTCCACGAGAGGACCCTGAGCGTCCTGGCCTGTCGG TATGTGTCAGAAGTGGTGATTGGTGCACCCTATGCAGTGAGCAGAGATCTACTGGATCATTTCAAG GTGGACCTGGTTTGTCATGGCATGACCAAAGTATTTCCCGACAAGGATGGGTCGGACCCCTACGCT GAGCCCAAGAAAAGAGGGATTTTTCGGCCCATCGATAGTGCAAATAGTCTCACCACCGATGATATCGTTCAGAGGATCATTGAAAACAG GCTGCAGTTTGAAGCCAGGAACCAGAAGAAGGAGGCCAAGGAGATGGCGGTGATTGAGGCCATGAAGAAGACAGAGGAGCAGAGTGAAACGGTTCATTAG
- the mafgb gene encoding v-maf avian musculoaponeurotic fibrosarcoma oncogene homolog Gb isoform X1: MASACSQVCSEEQGSCGMTTTNKGNKALKVKREPGENGTSLTDDELVTMSVRELNQHLRGLTKEEILQLKQRRRTLKNRGYAASCRVKRVTQKEELEKQKAQLQQEVDKLANENASMRLELDALRSKYEALQTFARTVARSPTVGVGVRAGGGGGGGASSVIGPLIPGKAATATSVITIVKSKTDARS, encoded by the exons GTCTGTTCAGAAGAGCAAGGCTCCTGTGGCATGACGACGACAAACAAAGGAAATAAAGCCTTAAAG GTGAAGCGAGAGCCGGGGGAGAATGGCACCAGCTTGACAGATGACGAGCTGGTGACCATGTCGGTGCGGGAGCTTAACCAGCATCTCCGGGGGCTCACCAAGGAGGAGATCCTGCAACTGAAGCAGAGGCGGCGCACCCTAAAGAATCGGGGCTACGCCGCCAGCTGTCGGGTAAAAAGAGTTACCCAGAAGGAAGAGCTGGAGAAGCAAAAGGCTCAGCtgcaacaggaagtggacAAACTGGCCAATGAGAATGCTTCCATGCGCCTGGAGCTGGACGCTCTCAGGTCCAAGTACGAGGCTTTACAGACCTTTGCCAGGACTGTGGCGAGAAGCCCCACTGTAGGGGTCGGAGTCAGGGccggagggggaggaggagggggagcaTCATCCGTCATCGGTCCTCTCATACCCGGGAAGGCGGCAACGGCGACGAGTGTCATCACAATAGTAAAGTCCAAAACAGACGCACGGTCTTGA
- the si:ch73-100l22.3 gene encoding uncharacterized protein si:ch73-100l22.3 encodes MEDYDIFVRNRLSHLRVKEEEHKKPASSAILFYGAPILPPVLTGERREEMQQHKEAARNEAASRRMKAIERLAYVQTILHSVQTRHSPTLEDLRQELQGTPTSLDSSCSSASSQQSIKTPAEMNSPHICPVPSTTDSAFFISHVIPQPSYNGGCLVEHRENQQASQPSSFDSVTHCPVSLGCVTHEMMENTNGLSKSLDVGSVDHTPLGMTNDFFLHKTPKTIANMLDIISYPPIDGEELERSGQESFFCHDFITMNGSFCTVCQKDPVRGDYFPGEKSGNSQMESHESQDNLPSSVGVNMKESQQIKQVVVPVLSLDSCSTSNSPVLPQTPSIECSPTDQLTQSSHGNVESVDTQSQSPNRPSVQDLLRKSQEYRMQQRMLRNQAKNARIQEKAQEPSTVEEKSLSDKENNEFHYKCTEGRKTKEKRFVKTMNPTGKRYNEKNPIFLDALISKKANRDPERVSQLITLPHPQALSQSQTQKVHLTTSDQAIADPITCLEGHETHHSIPVPHFCPSPVYNKSSTSLPDEADHFGGKVLMNSIYSESHKADEDQSLRLQHDVPSGIVQSSQPINQLEFCLSNLKEVISDLGSSLMEIGGKWEDEGSVGKQDQKNNEDPNRQSLDSCSSTLESTDVQSNKVPPILQDKEKNVNEKALNVSSRQFEGNRQHQPPNKLDEDSYSSTNDLSVNRRSFDVDTPSELWLLEVSGSERDSAVHLDQANELTPVTVAGIEGNSSKVKRRLLMPMGDNLVAAPSTEDLSEVNRSCSTSRVASPGSDHFVEDLKQVHAAQVSALQEEHRRQQEELCQALGVRYSLLQGSFFPCALSGSHHGNTLTSAKLSQPPRLYLEHCRHLLLAAVKGYLTRRLLRTERVAQLVRTIGDSRQFLQASQLPPNRVDICSKQDRILRQRVSLQLRAARYELYDVFFCLSVAERMHLISSDRELIKERGLRRQISHTSCPKGRSFLSAATQKSLMRKRNILIQKKVSERRRGVVTPEHKTGFTSKQPLESKQGRSRAKPARSSQSWSYSISR; translated from the exons ATGGAGGACTACGATATATTTGTGCGGAATCGGCTGTCACATCTGCGGGTGAAAGAGGAGGAACACAAAAAGCCTGCGTCTTCTGCCATCCTCTTCTATGGGGCGCCCATCCTCCCCCCCGTG CTCACAGGCGAAAGGAGAGAGGAAATGCAGCAGCACAAAGAAGCAGCTCGAAATGAAGCTGCCAGTCGAAGGATGAAGGCTATTGAAAGACTGGCATATGTGCAAACAATTCTTCACAGTGTTCAG acAAGACATTCACCAACACTGGAGGACTTGCGTCAAGAATTGCAGGGCACCCCAACATCTTTGGATTCCTCATGCTCCAGTGCATCTAGTCAGCAAAGTATAAAGACTCCAGCAGAAATGAATAGTCCACACATTTGTCCAGTGCCATCTACTACAGATAGTGCCTTTTTCATCTCTCATGTGATTCCTCAACCAAGTTACAACGGAGGGTGCCTTGTTGAGCATCGTGAAAACCAACAAGCCTCTCAACCAAGCTCCTTTGATAGTGTGACTCACTGCCCTGTATCCTTGGGCTGCGTGACTCATGAAATGATGGAAAACACCAATGGTCTTTCAAAAAGTCTTGACGTAGGGAGTGTTGACCATACCCCACTGGGAATGACGAATGACTTTTTCCTTCACAAGACCCCAAAGACAATTGCCAATATGCTAGATATTATTAGCTACCCTCCCATAGATGGGGAGGAATTGGAGAGAAGTGGCCAAGAGTCATTCTTTTGTCATGATTTTATAACAATGAATGGCAGTTTTTGTACTGTATGTCAAAAGGATCCAGTGAGAGGTGATTATTTCCCTGGAGAGAAAAGTGGTAACAGCCAAATGGAAAGTCATGAGAGTCAAGATAATCTTCCCTCTTCTGTCGGCGTTAACATGAAGGAAAGCCAACAAATTAAGCAAGTTGTGGTCCCTGTCCTCTCTTTGGACAGCTGTAGCACTTCAAACAGTCCAGTTTTACCTCAAACACCAAGCATTGAATGTTCACCAACCGATCAGCTCACTCAGAGCAGCCACGGAAATGTAGAATCAGTGGATACGCAGTCGCAGTCTCCGAATCGGCCAAGCGTCCAGGACCTGCTGAGGAAATCTCAGGAGTACCGCATGCAACAACGCATGCTGAGGAACCAAGCCAAAAATGCGAGAATCCAGGAGAAAGCCCAAGAACCATCAACAGTGGAGGAGAAGAGCCTCTCTGATAAGGAGAACAATGAGTTTCACTATAAATGTACAGAGGGGAGAAAAACTAAAGAGAAGAGGTTTGTCAAAACAATGAATCCTACCGGCAAAAGATACAATGAGAAGAATCCAATTTTTCTGGATGCATTGATCAGCAAAAAGGCAAATCGTGATCCTGAAAGAGTTTCCCAACTAATCACCCTTCCCCACCCACAGGCCTTGTCGCAATCACAAACTCAAAAGGTACATCTCACGACAAGTGATCAAGCAATCGCGGACCCAATTACTTGTCTGGAAGGGCATGAAACCCATCACTCTATCCCAGTTCCTCATTTCTGCCCGAGTCCGGTTTACAATAAGAGCTCAACTAGTTTACCAGATGAAGCAGATCACTTTGGGGGTAAAGTTTTGATGAACTCAATTTATAGTGAAAGCCACAAGGCTGATGAAGACCAAAGCCTGCGACTGCAACATGATGTACCTAGCGGTATAGTCCAGAGTTCACAGCCCATAAACCAGCTTGAGTTCTGCCTGTCCAACTTAAAAGAGGTGATCTCTGATCTAGGGTCATCCCTCATGGAAATTGGAGGGAAATGGGAGGATGAAGGCAGTGTAGGAAAGCAAGACCAAAAGAATAATGAAGATCCAAATAGACAATCACTTGACTCTTGTAGTAGCACGCTGGAAAGCACAGATGTGCAAAGCAACAAAGTTCCTCCGATCTTGCaggataaagaaaaaaatgtgaatgaaaAAGCATTGAACGTGAGTTCTCGACAGTTCGAGGGAAACAGACAGCATCAACCACCAAATAAATTGGATGAAGACAGTTATAGCTCCACTAATGACCTTTCTGTCAACCGTCGGTCGTTTGATGTGGACACACCCTCTGAGTTGTGGCTCCTCGAGGTTTCAGGATCCGAGCGGGACTCAGCCGTGCACTTGGATCAAGCGAACGAACTGACCCCTGTGACTGTGGCAGGTATTGAGGGCAACTCCTCCAAGGTCAAACGGAGACTACTTATGCCTATGGGCGATAACCTAGTCGCAGCACCAAGTACTGAAGACTTGTCAGAGGTCAACCGCAGCTGCAGTACTTCCAGAG tGGCTTCACCAGGGAGTGATCATTTTGTGGAGGACCTAAAACAGGTCCACGCTGCTCAGGTCAGTGCCCTGCAAGAAGAGCACAGGAGACAGCAAGAAGAACTGTGCCAG GCACTCGGAGTGCGTTACAGCCTGCTCCAGGGTTCGTTCTTCCCGTGCGCTCTGTCAGGTTCTCATCATGGAAACACATTGACATCTGCAAAGCTCTCTCAG CCCCCTAGGCTGTACCTAGAGCACTGCCGCCACCTGCTGTTAGCTGCTGTCAAAGGCTATCTGACGCGCAGGCTGCTTCGGACGGAGAGAGTGGCGCAGCTGGTGCGCACTATTGGG gacTCAAGACAATTCCTGCAGGCTTCCCAGCTGCCTCCTAACAGAGTGGATATCTGTAGCAAACAGGATCGTATCTTGCGGCAGAGAGTCTCTCTGCAG CTGAGAGCAGCACGCTACGAATTGTACGATGTCTTCTTCTGCCTGTCAGTGGCGGAAAGGATGCACCTGATTAGTTCGGACAGAGAGCTGATCAAGGAGAGAGGGCTCAGGCGACAG aTAAGCCACACAAGCTGTCCAAAAGGAAGGAGTTTTCTGTCTGCTGCAACACAGAAGTCACTCATGAGGAAAAGAAACATCTT GATCCAGAAGAAGGTGTCAGAAAGACGTAGGGGAGTTGTGACGCCTGAACACAAGACAGGATTCACGAGCAAGCAGCCACTTGAAAGCAAGCAAGGGCGGTCGAGAGCAAAGCCTGCAAGGAGCTCTCAGAGCTGGAGCTACTCCATATCCCGATGA
- the sirt7 gene encoding NAD-dependent protein deacetylase sirtuin-7 translates to MANEPDRGVFSRAERKALQKAMILQRENERESFRLVGRILKKPEAERSEEDTSVLLLHRDTVEELCKRKIRRNELKRKQEEVFDTADALKSKVRHLAVAIKQAKHLVLYTGAGISTAASIPDYRGPNGVWTQLQKGLAVSSSDLSKAEPTLTHMCIKTLYEERLVKHVVSQNCDGLHLRSGLPRDALSELHGNMFIEVCTHCSPVREYVRLFDVTERTSLHRHCTGRRCCHCGSELRDTIVHFGERGTLEKPLNWKGAAEAAKAADVILCLGSSLKVLKKYACLWSMNKPTSKRPKLYIINLQWTPKDELAIIKINAKCDDVMSLLMEELTLPIPVYDRAEDPIFSLAVPLQPEDKDSHTRAVIAPHVSPNDSFSNPEEAAKATAVQGGWFGRGYGKGRKKKKAA, encoded by the exons ATGGCAAACGAGCCGGACCGCGGTGTCTTTTCTAGGGCAGAGAGGAAAGCTTTACAAAAGGCAATGATACTGCAACGAGAAAACGAGAGGGAGAGCTTTAGATTG GTTGGACGGATCCTTAAAAAACCTGAGGCTGAGAGGTCCGAAGAGGACACTTCCGTGCTTTTGCTACACAGAGACACGGTGGAGGAGCTCTGCAAAAGAAAGATCCGCCGAAATGAACTCAAGAGGAAGCAAGAAGAG GTGTTTGATACTGCTGATGCCCTGAAAAGTAAAGTACGACACCTAGCTGTGGCAATCAAACAAGCAAAACACTTGGTTCTTTACACTGGAGCTGGAATAAGCACC GCAGCCTCCATCCCCGACTACCGAGGGCCGAACGGTGTTTGGACACAACTGCAGAAGGGCCTTGCTGTCAG CTCGTCTGACCTAAGCAAAGCTGAGCCGACGCTCACACACATGTGCATTAAGACGCTTTATGAGGAAAGGCTG GTGAAGCATGTTGTGTCTCAAAACTGTGATGGACTTCATCTACGTAGTGGTCTTCCCAGAGATGCCCTGTCTGAACTTCATGGGAACATGTTTATTGAG GTGTGTACTCACTGTTCTCCAGTCAGGGAATACGTGCGTTTATTCGATGTAACGGAGCGGACATCCCTCCACCGGCATTGCACAGGCCGTAGGTGCTGCCACTGTGGCAGTGAACTCAGGGACACAATAGTGCACTTCGGGGAGCGAGGAACCTTGGAGAAACCTCTCAACTGGAAGGGAGCTGCAGAGGCGGCTAAGGCAGCTGATGTTATCCTCTGCTTAGGTTCCAGTCTGAAG GTGCTGAAGAAATATGCTTGTCTCTGGTCCATGAACAAACCAACAAGCAAAAGGCCCAAACTGTACATCATTAATCTCCAG TGGACACCAAAAGATGAATTGGctataataaaaatcaatgccaagtgtgatgatgtcatgagtCTTCTCATGGAAGAGCTTACGCTCCCAATTCCTGTTTATGACAG GGCAGAGGACCCCATTTTCAGCCTTGCTGTACCTCTTCAGCCTGAGGATAAGGACAGCCACACCCGTGCGGTCATCGCTCCTCACGTCAGTCCCAATGACTCCTTCAGTAACCCCGAGGAGGCTGCAAAAGCTACGGCGGTTCAGGGTGGCTGGTTTGGAAGAGGCTATGGCAaagggaggaagaagaaaaaagccgCCTAG
- the mafgb gene encoding v-maf avian musculoaponeurotic fibrosarcoma oncogene homolog Gb isoform X2: MTTTNKGNKALKVKREPGENGTSLTDDELVTMSVRELNQHLRGLTKEEILQLKQRRRTLKNRGYAASCRVKRVTQKEELEKQKAQLQQEVDKLANENASMRLELDALRSKYEALQTFARTVARSPTVGVGVRAGGGGGGGASSVIGPLIPGKAATATSVITIVKSKTDARS, from the exons ATGACGACGACAAACAAAGGAAATAAAGCCTTAAAG GTGAAGCGAGAGCCGGGGGAGAATGGCACCAGCTTGACAGATGACGAGCTGGTGACCATGTCGGTGCGGGAGCTTAACCAGCATCTCCGGGGGCTCACCAAGGAGGAGATCCTGCAACTGAAGCAGAGGCGGCGCACCCTAAAGAATCGGGGCTACGCCGCCAGCTGTCGGGTAAAAAGAGTTACCCAGAAGGAAGAGCTGGAGAAGCAAAAGGCTCAGCtgcaacaggaagtggacAAACTGGCCAATGAGAATGCTTCCATGCGCCTGGAGCTGGACGCTCTCAGGTCCAAGTACGAGGCTTTACAGACCTTTGCCAGGACTGTGGCGAGAAGCCCCACTGTAGGGGTCGGAGTCAGGGccggagggggaggaggagggggagcaTCATCCGTCATCGGTCCTCTCATACCCGGGAAGGCGGCAACGGCGACGAGTGTCATCACAATAGTAAAGTCCAAAACAGACGCACGGTCTTGA